The nucleotide sequence GTATCGTCAAACTCTACGATCTGGTTGTCGCCATGACCAATGGCGGTCCCGGCATCGCATCGGAAGTGCCGGCAAAATACGTCTATGACTTCATGTTCGGCTGGGCCAATCTGGGGCAGGGGCTTGCTGCATCTACGGTCATGTTGACTACAGTTTTGATCATCCTCGTTCCGTGGACGATGTTTGAGCATAGCCGGAGAAAAACGCGATGACGGAAGCTGTTCTGAACGGGAGGGTACGAGCCGGAACCGAAGCTGCGACGGACCAGACGCGTCCTGCAGCGAAGCAGGTCTCCCAGCCCTGGGGGCGCAAACCGAAACGGCGCTTTGCCCCAGCAACCATCATGCTCTACAGCGTGCTGTTTGTTTCTGCCGTCTATTACCTGCTGCCGCTTTATGTGATGGTTGTCACATCCCTGAAGGGTATGCCTGAAATCCGGCTAGGCAACATCTTTGCGCCGCCGGTCGAAATCACGTTCGAACCTTGGGTCAAGGCATGGAGCCAGGCTTGCACCGGCCTTTATTGCGAAGGAATCAGTGCAGGATTCTGGAATTCCATCAAGATCACCGTGCCGAGCGTGATCGTTTCCATCGCGATCGCATCGGTGAATGGCTACGCGCTGGCAAACTGGAAGTTCAAGGGATCGGAAATCTTCTTCGCCGTGCTGCTGTTCGGGGCGTTCATTCCGTATCA is from Brucella intermedia LMG 3301 and encodes:
- a CDS encoding carbohydrate ABC transporter permease; amino-acid sequence: MTEAVLNGRVRAGTEAATDQTRPAAKQVSQPWGRKPKRRFAPATIMLYSVLFVSAVYYLLPLYVMVVTSLKGMPEIRLGNIFAPPVEITFEPWVKAWSQACTGLYCEGISAGFWNSIKITVPSVIVSIAIASVNGYALANWKFKGSEIFFAVLLFGAFIPYQVMLYPLVIITRELGIFGTLTGVVFIHTIFGMPILTLLFRNYFAGLPPELFKAARVDGAGFWRIFFQIMLPMSLPIFVVAIILQVTGIWNDFLFGVVFAGTKNFPMTVQLNNIVNSMQGVKEYNVNMAATILTGAVPLLVYFLSGRYFVRGIAAGAVKG